One genomic region from Thermoplasmatales archaeon encodes:
- a CDS encoding TylF/MycF family methyltransferase — protein sequence MDIREKQTIAMLLWRRYSITIDRMNRNAINRTFADGNQNVPVFAGRSKQWQYIYHEILKDEPIDYLEFGVFRGDSIHEWSLLSVSPESRFYGFDTFTGLPEPWFKEFGKDAFDTDGKIPELHDERVTFFKGLFQDTLSNFLKSYERKNRIVVHIDADLYSSTLFVLVSLHPYLKDGDVIMFDDFLDPLGEFRAFNDYCQAFRVKPRTISAVKYGKLFDKTAFML from the coding sequence ATGGACATAAGAGAGAAACAGACAATAGCTATGTTATTATGGAGGCGTTATTCCATCACTATCGACAGGATGAACAGGAATGCGATAAACAGAACGTTTGCAGATGGGAATCAGAATGTTCCTGTGTTCGCAGGAAGATCGAAGCAATGGCAGTATATCTATCATGAAATTTTAAAGGATGAGCCGATCGATTATCTTGAGTTCGGTGTTTTTAGAGGGGATTCCATCCACGAGTGGAGTCTCCTGAGCGTTTCTCCGGAAAGCAGGTTCTATGGGTTCGACACATTCACAGGCCTTCCGGAACCCTGGTTCAAGGAGTTTGGAAAAGACGCATTTGATACAGACGGGAAGATACCGGAGTTGCACGATGAACGCGTGACCTTTTTCAAAGGCCTTTTTCAGGATACCCTCAGCAATTTCTTGAAAAGTTATGAGAGAAAGAACAGGATCGTAGTGCACATTGACGCCGACCTCTATTCGTCAACTCTCTTTGTCCTTGTATCTCTTCATCCATACCTCAAAGACGGTGACGTGATAATGTTCGATGATTTTCTCGATCCATTGGGTGAATTCAGGGCTTTCAACGACTACTGCCAGGCATTCAGAGTCAAGCCCAGGACCATTTCAGCGGTGAAATACGGTAAGTTATTTGACAAGACCGCTTTTATGCTCTGA